From Gopherus evgoodei ecotype Sinaloan lineage chromosome 15, rGopEvg1_v1.p, whole genome shotgun sequence, one genomic window encodes:
- the KCNJ2 gene encoding inward rectifier potassium channel 2, protein MGSVRTNRYSIVSSEEDGMKLATMAVANGYGNGKSKVHTRQQCRSRFVKKDGHCNVQFVNVGEKGQRYLADIFTTCVDIRWRWMLVIFCLAFILSWLFFGCVFWLIALLHGDLEASANYKSCVSNVNSFTAAFLFSIETQTTIGYGFRYVTDECPIAVFMVVFQSIVGCIIDAFIIGAVMAKMAKPKKRNETLVFSHNAVVGLRDGKLCLMWRVGNLRKSHLVEAHVRAQLLKSRVTSEGEYIPLDQIDINVGFDSGIDRIFLVSPITIVHEIDEQSPLYDYSKQDMDNADFEIVVILEGMVEATAMTTQCRSSYLANEILWGHRYEPVLFEEKNYYKVDYSRFHKTYEVPNTPLCSARDLAEKKYILSNANSFCYENEVALTSKEEDESDNGVPESMSTDTLPDMDHHNQAGVPLEPRPLRRESEI, encoded by the coding sequence ATGGGCAGCGTGCGAACCAACCGCTATAGCATCGTTTCCTCAGAAGAAGATGGCATGAAGTTGGCAACCATGGCAGTTGCCAATGGCTATGGGAACGGGAAGAGCAAGGTACACactaggcagcagtgcagaagccgCTTTGTCAAGAAAGATGGACACTGCAATGTCCAGTTCGTTAATGTGGGAGAGAAAGGACAACGTTACCTGGCAGACATCTTTACCACCTGCGTGGATATTCGCTGGAGGTGGATGCTAGTTATCTTCTGCCTAGCTTTCATCCTTTCCTGGCTTTTTTTTGGCTGTGTGTTTTGGCTGATTGCTCTGTTGCATGGGGATCTGGAGGCGTCAGCAAACTACAAATCTTGTGTCTCCAATGTGAACAGCTTCACTGCAGCCTTCCTCTTCTCCATCGAAACTCAGACAACAATTGGGTATGGTTTTAGGTATGTCACGGACGAGTGCCCCATTGCAGTCTTCATGGTGGTTTTCCAGTCTATCGTAGGCTGCATCATTGATGCCTTCATCATTGGGGCTGTCATGGCAAAGATGGctaaaccaaaaaaaagaaatgaaactcTAGTCTTTAGCCACAATGCTGTTGTGGGCCTGAGGGATGGGAAGCTGTGCTTAATGTGGCGTGTTGGAAACCTACGGAAAAGCCATCTGGTAGAGGCACACGTGAGAGCCCAGCTTCTTAAATCCAGGGTCACCTCCGAAGGAGAATACATCCCCTTGGACCAAATAGACATCAACGTTGGGTTTGATAGTGGGATAGACCGCATATTCCTGGTCTCCCCAATTACAATAGTCCATGAAATAGATGAACAAAGTCCCTTGTATGATTACAGTAAGCAAGACATGGACAATGCAGACTTTGAAATTGTGGTAATATTAGAGGGCATGGTGGAAGCTACCGCCATGACTACCCAGTGCCGTAGTTCATATCTGGCAAATGAAATCCTCTGGGGCCACCGTTATGAGCCTGTGCTCTTCGAAGAGAAAAACTACTACAAAGTGGACTACTCTAGGTTCCACAAAACGTACGAAGTGCCCAACACACCCCTCTGTAGTGCCAGAGACTTAGCAGAAAAGAAATACATTCTCTCTAACGCAAATTCCTTTTGCTACGAGAATGAAGTGGCCCTCACCAGCAAAGAAGAGGACGAGAGTGACAATGGGGTGCCTGAAAGCATGAGCACAGACACCCTCCCAGACATGGACCATCATAACCAAGCTGGGGTGCCACTAGAACCTAGGCCGTTAAGGCGGGAATCGGAAATATGA